Part of the Tribolium castaneum strain GA2 chromosome 4, icTriCast1.1, whole genome shotgun sequence genome is shown below.
TGTTTGCAGTAAAGTAATAAAGACGTGTTACCCAGGCAAAGCGGAGTAAAGTCGGCCTTTCAAGCAAACTTATAATACTGCCGCCGGTCTGGGTGACACATTAAAGAGTGCCTGAGGGCCGTACCAGGAGGGGCGGCCGCCCACACTGGGGCCGATGAGGACGGAAACAGGCGTCAGGTCGCGGCTTGCGCGGGCCATTGCTCGCTCATATGGATTCGAACCCTATAAAAACAGCGAGATATTACGCCAGCCGGGGATATTGCCGGGATTTCGTTTAGAGTACACACGCCAATATTACTTTTAGAATTCGATCTATCTAAAACTGAACGATCTGTGTACGAGCTACGTGCCGAAAATTTTACGGCGACGACGATTCCGCGACTTCGAACCCTAATTACACTTGATTGCATATATTTACCACGTCGTTGGGGAAAGCTACGCTCGTAAAACACATAAAGCGACCCTTCCGACCTGACTCTATTTAAAGTAATGTTCGCCACTCGAAACAAAACTATTTCGGCGTTGAAAAAGATATGTTCGTAGAATCGCGAGCGGAATGCTGACAATGCCGGGCTAAGTGGCCGGATGAAGACTTATTCTGCACTTCAATGCACAGTTTAGAGATGTACACGACGGGCTTATCTTCTCTTGTGGAATGACACGGACACTTAACACTGATTTAAATTAAGGGTCGTACACGGAACCTTATTACAAAACATATTTATGATCCTATAACGCCTTAAACTCTTTAAAAGTTTCCTTTCCTAAATGGGAAAACTGTTTATCGTGCCGGGAAGCGACTAATAAAATCatgaatttaattataatctcttatttatttaccgaaaACGGTATCACTCTCTTACTCCTTTTTTTTCCGTCAACGCTAATATTTCCGCATTTTTTGAGGTAAATATTTACTCATTCAACTTTTCTTTCTTAATTcttgttttcaattttaattttgagcaaaagtaagaaatataaattttttagtgcTGGAATAATATTGGTACATTCTTGGTAAtaccttttcaaaaaaattaagacaagTCGGTCTTGTCGGCTTTTTGAAAGTGCAGACAGGCAGTTAAAGGCAGCTAGATAGAGCTatacaaaatattactttCGCTAAAATAATTACAGAACTGTTGTTTTGTAACGGGACTGGTTTTTCTACAATCCCACTTTaaaatatgcatttttttaatgccacTAGTATTCACCAAAAGCGTATTCGCGACTTTTGATCCGCACACtacaaatttagtttaattcttgGTATAATATGGCATTTAGAATATGAGCATCGATGTAGGTCCTGTAATTAGAAATTATATAATTCTAGGATGGAATTTGCTTTGTGTTTGCAACAAAtgcgttattaattttggtaaacagATATGCAACGCAAATAAtgttataatattatttgggatagtttttatttcatttgggTCTAAACATATTGCTTTTGCTGTTACATGAGTGCGTATGGTTGCAATTGTGTTGCAAATATTCTGCTGCGGAAGTTTTTCTTGTTGAATCGAGTGGTGATTTCTGACACAGTAGAGTTGTGGTCGTAGGAATTTGAGAAAAAGTCTGTTGTAGAATgttatttaaactttattgATTCATTTGACACTATGCTACATACATGTATTGTAATATCACGCACTATTCAAATGTAGGCAGTTTCTAATATACACTTTAGCGCAGCAACTGTATACACAACTTTGTTATTATCTAAGTTCAGCACTGTTTGTACATATTTACAGCTCAGTCTCTCGCACTGGATATGTTTTTATCACCACGAATCTTCTCCGTGTAGTTTTTAATTGGATATGTCGGATCACCTCAGGCCTTTACTGAATATCCATGTCATCGCGAGAACGCCACCGATACACCAGTTAAAGTTTTCAGTGCGCGTTGCACCGCTGAAAGCTCCCGGAGGCTCCTGAATCGGCGGAGAGCCGTTCGACGACAAAGTGAACTCTCCGTCATCGTCGTATTCTGCaacaaaattacattaaaggGTAATGCGGAAAGAGTTGTTGCTCGGTACGGTTTTTGAAACGCGAACGCGATTCCGTAAGTAGGCAATAGCAGACGGTGCTGCGGaattcaaattttgcattCGCAACAGTTGAAACGTTCTTTTATTAATCGTTTATGCACACAAGCTGAAACATGCTCGGCATGAACACGCTATGCCAATGCAGCCGACCATATCGAAGCACGTTTACTCGGAACGGAAGCAATGCTATCAGAAATAGAGCTTCTGAAACGATGTCCATTGCAAACAATAACGTGTTTACTACGCCGTGATAGTTTTCGAACGCTCAACAACTCATAAACGTCATTATTGTCGATGAGATGTGGAGAACTGCGCCAAATCGATAAGATGCGAGATTCTACGTCAGCTTGCCTGAGTTATGATAATCTGATTTTGCCTGAGCCCAGGACCACTTTCACCAATATTGAAAGATTAAGTAGCCACCTTGCCACTTGCGCATCCATCTTTTTACGCGACTTGATTGGCATAACGTGCAAGAGGCCACAAACCCTGACTCGAAACACGAACCTAAACCAGGAAAAAACCTATTCTTTTGCCCGCATACGGCGGGCAAAAAGTTCAAATCCGTGTTCCGATTTTGTGCAAAAGCAGCCAAAATGCCTCTGGAAGACTAATGAGAGTAAAATCACCTGGCATTCCGGCATCGTCAAAGTCGGGAGGTGAATCGACTCGGTTGTTAGCTTCTCCGCGTCCGAATCTATCTCCAGCCCGAGTTTTACCTAAACACACATTTCATCACGAGTTACATTCAATTACGATATACTGCCTCATAAAAATATCATCGGCACTCGTAATATTTAGGTGCTTTCATTTATTCAAGTCCAATAAAGTGTTGTGGAGAAATACAACACGAAACCACTTAGGCCTGCCCGAAGATGCTCATCCCGGTAATCATTCAGCaaacataaaacattttaaagcTCATTCAAAACGTGCAATGAGTGTAATTGGCGACGTTTTTATGTTTGGCAGCGTCACCAAACGTTGGAGTTCCCGATGGAGGAGTTTATTACACCGGGCAGGAAAAATACGACAAAACTAATAAATGCTACAAGACGGCTTTCGGTTTCTTACCTTTCTTTTTCGTAGGTAATGACGGAAACTGGGTTGTTGTTTTTAGTGTCGTCGGTGCTGGAATCTCTGTAATCAcagtcatttttttgtttgataaaactatcgattttggaaaatttaccTTCCAGTTTTATCACGCCGTCAGTTTCCCCGAGGGAATTCTTGGCGACGCACTTGTAGGAGCCGAAATCCGATTTGTTGACTCGTCGAATTTTCAACatcatgtattttttatagcCATTATCCATAGATACTGCTTCGTACTTATCACCTGgaaaacattaacaataaaGAGCCGACGGAGCAGAAGGAATGGCTTTTTGCAATTCTACTGCATTTATTTTAAGcgatttatagaaaaataccGACAATGACTCTATTAACTGTTCGAGACTTTTCTAGCCGTGTTGAGAAATCAGGAAATGGGTTGCATAAAAGATGTTGGTTAATAGAAACTCGGCGTTTATTATGCTCCGTCGATTAATTACCGTCCGTGACACAAAAGTCGGAGTAATTATTTATAGAATTGGGGATGGACAGCTAATTGAGAGAAAGTTTATACGCACTCAAGTAGCACTTAAGTGGACTTGTACGTACGGGGTAGTGATTAATCAATAGGGGTATATAAATCAAGCTAGTCGTTAATCATGCCGGCTCAGCCTAAAATAGTTTACACAAAAACAATGTTTCAAAACAATGTTCACGggaagaaattttaattattacagtTCAGATAGGCCGTATCATTAATTTAGCTTTATCCTGAAATATTTTATGCGATTGCGGGCCGCTGAATAATTGAACAGAAGATGATAAAAAGATGTATTTCAGTCTCCCCGAGCCTTCCGAATTAATATTTCAATCGGCCTTTCCAAGCCAAATATGAGTGAGTAAACGTCAGCGGACTACAGACTAGCAAATGAAAGTTCCAACcgcataataaataaatatccaTGCAACTCGTATGTGCAATTCAAAGTTCTTTGATGGCATTGCTAATATTGTTGTTTATTCAGTATGCCATCAGAGCTAACATTTGCCGCTCTTtgcaaaattcaaattttcgcACGCAATTTGAAAGGATCCTTTACAAATACCACTACCTGAGATGATCATGTCTCCTCTTTCCGTCGTCCAGTAGTTGATGGACGTCGGAAATGCCTCAGTGCGGCACTCGAGAGTGACATCTTGCCCTATGTAAGCTCCCTCCAATTGATTCGGAATCGATAGCATCGGAGGAACTGCACACACATAACGTAAATCAACATTGGGAAATATTAGCGAATGCATACAGGACTCACATTGTACTTTCAACTGAACCCTCTTGCTTATGGAAGGGGGAACGCCGTTTGAGGCGATGCACAAATACACGGCCATGTGAAGCCGGCTAActttagtaataaataatacctCTCCATCGACAACGTTCACTGAAACAGAACGTTGCACAACGTCATACCGATGGACGATAAACTTAAGAATGTAAACTCctgatatttttgttttagtaaaaaagtaacaatACATTAGCAAGAACCCCCAAGGCGCTTATATCAACaatactgaaaaaataaaatccccTATCACTTtgcgaaaattgttttttcaatcagattaaatttaaatttttaccctaatcctttgttgtttttgttcaaGCCCTGCTGGAAAATGCAGATTTCAAGTCCTTCAAATCGGTATTCATCAACAAATGCTTTAAGCACTAAATGTTCAAAATATGACTACCAAATTCATAAACATTATGATAAATATGATAACCAAAAGCGTTATCCTTCACAATATCtcaccaaaaataattgtaataaattgcGCAAACTATGTTAAACTTGTggtaatttacttaaaaatgcTCGTTCATTTTCCAAACGTCtcgttgaatttaaattacgaTCACAACGGTATTATTTATGTGCCTtcgataaaatttagaaaatgtaaatgtgGCCATTCATAAATCATCAGAATCATTAAGTCGTTTGGACAAAAGTAGTGTAATTTTAGCTTTTCTTTTTAGCTCAGCTCAATTTATCGAGAATACCGAAAAAATTTCTCCTTCGCTAggcattattaaaaataccaGAGTAAACACCCGCTTGTGATTGTTATGAATTgacttttttccaaattaattttatcggTATTTGGCAGTTAATTAGTCTAGAAACACAGCTTttccttaattaaaattaattctctATTTAAGCAATTATAAATTCCTAAATTTTTGTCGTCAAAATTAACGAGGAACTGAGGTaggtaatttaaaaagtttgcaaGAACATTATTTGCAGTCAATTAGCGTGCTCTTTTCGGATAGCGGTTTAGTTTCCCGCGTACTAAATGATTATGAATTTGTTTTGCCTGCCACCGTACAAATTCATCGACACTTAATCATTTACCGTAAGGgctatttaacattaattatagTTCGGATGTTTAAATTGCCTCTATTACAAagtataattaattttgttgatttgtGGGATGTTGTAATAAACTCGTGACGGTCTTCAAACAATCAATATTGTTTAAGCAGTAAGTggacacattaattatactttagtaattaattatttgcataATAATAAACACGATCACTCAGTGTAATGTATTGCTTGAATAATGTTACAGTAAGTTCAATTCGCGACCAAGAGCTTAGCGTCAGCACAATTTCCAACCTACAAaggttttaattaactttttattaGTTCCGACTTTGTTTAATAGTAGATACTAGAAGATTATACCTACACTTCAAAGCAATGCACAAATTTAGAAGTGCCTGTATTTCGCTGTTTTGTTTCTTAATGAAGACTAAGGTAACAAACCGAAAACCGAAGTTTATTACTAAAAGCTGTCTCCTATAATGTTGTAATGCAGTTGCGAAAAGTTACATCGATAAAACGGACGTATGCCGCAACGACCAAATTTCAAATGCGTTCAATGAATTCAATTGACAAGGGTATATGGCCATTTAAACGAGTCCTACATTGAGTTTAAGGTAGATTATCccctattaaaataaatgtttggaaagcttttaaactttgtaacagttttcaaaaatatcttttttgaTAAACACTAGAATAAAGTTGTGTTTGTAGAAATTACATGATggaattttcaattatttgtgTATCCGGGGCAATTAgctttgaacaatttttcacAGAAGAGCTTGTTACATGCTGAGATTTGTTTGTACGAGTGTATAtgtcatatttttattaatcacgtttttaattaaaaaggaaAGGAAAGATTGATAAAAACCATAAcagttttgttcaaaatttattgttccTAGAGCGCGCCAGATAACAGCTTTCAGATTTGTGTCACAACAGTAATGATGTCTACATTTATAAAAAGCGAAATACAACCGACAAAAGCTTCGCCACTAGACTTACGCtgttttagaataaaaatatttacactgTGTTGTTCACAAAAATAACTGAACATCAGTTCATGTTGAGTCCCCggttttagataaattttaattaacagaACACTCCGAACTATAAACTCTGCGAATTAACCCGCATCTgaaataaagaattaaattcgtgttttttgtttgtatatTTTGCACTCTGGGGGTAATAAACAAAACAGTTGATGTTTACGTTGTGCACAACCGCTAAACTGTAGCAGCATTTAGTGTCAGTTTGCAGTTTTCCGTTTTTTGCAACTCCTGGTTCATATTTTTGTCGAAAATCGGGTCGCGACATACGCCCTTTATTGTTCATTTTGAGACTTGCGGTAATGTATGCAAAGTGGTGGTGCTCATCAGTTTATTGCGCTTTTCCGTGTCTGATAACGATTTTATTAAGCGGGGCTGAAGCAAAACCGTTTATGTGAAAAAACATAAGAGAGCAGAAGTGATGGGTTGCGGTATCCAATTCCGTTTTCCCTTCCTTGGTCTCCATCCGCGGTTATTGTAAAGGTAGAACTTATCCGCGAAAATACGagacataataaaaattcataaatatgCAATTACCGTTCTCTCCATTGTATCGGATGTCTTCTCCGTCTTCTCTCCGCCACATGACATACGGTTCCGGGTAACCCGTCGCTTTGCAGGTCAGACTGACGTTTGTCGACTCCAGCACCACCATGTCGGAGCTGGTTTCGCGGTCCACGATACTGGGAGGCACTTGAGACCGCAAAACTAGTACGGGATTTTTTACCGGCAAGGGTCAACTTACCGACCACTTGGAGATAGCCTTGGCGGCTCCGCATTGGGTCGGTGTTGACTTGACACATGTACCAACCCCGATCAGATTCTTGCACGTTCCGGATATGCAAAAACCACGATCGATGATCGTTGTAGCTTAACGATATCCTCGGGTTTTGCGTGATGACATTGTGGTGGATAGATAGAATCGTCTGAGTGTCCACTCTGACCCAAGCTACCTGCAAAtcgagaaaataaataattaaagaaagcCGGATCGGACGGGAATTACCCGGAAAGCTCGATATTAGGCCTGAGCTATAATACCGGCGAGATTAATCGAGGGACGGCTTCTCCGAAAGCATTTTACCGACTGCAATACCGAATGAATATTTTAAGAACACGCTTAAAATATCAACCGGGTCAGCATGTGTCAGCTTATATAAAAATCGTCATTACACGCGAAAATGCCCCAGAGATCCGCATTGTCCCAATCCCGACAATAGAATATCAGAGCTATTATAAATATCACAAATTTGCTGAAACTACCCCAGGTGTCACAGAGTCTTGACACACAGGTTGTCCCagcgatttgaaaaagtttatgATTGACCTTTAAATATCAGAAAAATACTGTCGGTTTCGTATTTTCCGAGTCAAATTTGAGAAGTCTtgttgtccgaatgaattgaaatttcgCATACTTAcataatctgcgtgacaatgcaatcctatatATTCCCCATAAGGAAGTTAAGGAGGTGTTAAGTTTTTGGTTAGGTAAAAAGaagatttttggtttcatttgcATAAATAACTTCAGCATCGCTTTATCTGTCAATAACTTTTGTCTTGGAATCTTATTTCTGTAATGGACATCGGTTTAACGTAACTGTTATGGATaactaaatcaaaattttagaaaatcgcaCGTTAAATCTCAAAGTCAAAGGCGATTAGAGTATTAAGACtaaaaagcaacaaatgcttttaagaaaaaattaaaaaattaaatagtatTTTTGGCATGAAAACCTGGACGAAACTTATCCTTTTAtaagtttcttagtttttgtataattaattttttaatgtttacgtccaaaaatttaattagtgaagaaaataattagaatTGAACAGTTTAagtttagatcaaattttAGGTGATGCAAGGGTTAATGTCCAAgcctttttggaaaaaaaaacaaattttcttaaagttCATAATGAACTTTTTCAAACCGCTGGGACAGCCTGTGGATTTATGAAAAAGTGGATGTTTCCTCCCCTCGCACGTCATACTATCAACAAATTTGAGCATCTATTAAAATATCGAAGCAGCTGGGGGCAAATTTCATTTcatgaatttttcaataattttaaatgagaatTTGCTCCTTCcacatttcaataaatttaaaaactcgcaaATACCTAACGGAGCGGTGTTTCAACTCTTCGGGCTATGTGCTTCCGTTTTATATACCCATCCTGACTTTTATCCTACATATTCACAACCTTCGTCGCGATGATGTTTGCATATCCTGCAGCCGGAATTCAATATGCGAAAACGATAATTCCGTATGATTGTCAgatatctatttttatttttttatttgtttaggcAGTCAAGTCGTTGGAAGTAATGATATCGATTAAATAACCGAATCGGATAAAACTAAGGAGATATCCGAACTTAGTGAACCAAAACTTGAGAGTTTGCTGACTAAGCCCGGTCGAATCTAAGGTAGCTCGACAATAGTATTGGATGACATGATGTTTGCACCATTTCGAGCAGATAAGGGCATTAGATGATTGTTGCTCATCTGGCGAAATCATATTAAGTCGCCCCATTGAGCAATTAGAACAGTTTTCACCTTTTTTGTTTCgttgtaattaatttcacGTCAAGTTTTATCTTTCAGGCGAAGGAAGCCGGGGGAccaattcaaattaatttatgaattattcaaaaattcgaaaaagttttatggacattatctttttttaattgtccgaATATAATCGGTGTTTTggatttttgcattaaatgcggtcctttgttttgattattatttcacGCTGTGATAACTAACCCACTATAGCATTAGACTTCGCTTAGAATGCTAATAGTGTTTGCTACAAATCGGGTTCTGGATTTCAAGTGTAATTTACAGGCGGTTGTTTTAGTGTGACAATTcacaatttaatgaaatttatttttgatgtaAATTCGTTTTAATCATCGTTTCCGCTGTTGACTccatttaattcaatttaaaataataaatggtaTTGTAACTTACCTATCTTTGTGTTTTATTGGAATTacagaaataaatttcaaatcagCAAAGTGAAACTGTCAAGTTGGTATCTGATTAATTATTACGGCTCTGAAAGAGTAGGGTAAAGCAGGCGGTATTACAATGAATACTAatcgtttttgagcaaatcaaaatattttcggtGAAAGCAGCCTGAGAGTAAATGGATGTTCGTACTTTTTCAGCTTTTCTTTAATAATGAACACTTGAGTTCGTGTTCCGGGCTGAAAATTTTAGCGGTAATTATTGGATACTGAGtgtattcaaaaaattgcttctCAGGGGTGTAAATTAGAAACGTTGATATAATATGCAATTGTGATAATATAATTGAAATAATATGCAAAAT
Proteins encoded:
- the LOC663721 gene encoding neurotrimin isoform X3: MPSALLVLVVLAFSPLVHEAFPRFAEPIPNVTVTVGRDALLACVVDNLRAFKVAWVRVDTQTILSIHHNVITQNPRISLSYNDHRSWFLHIRNVQESDRGWYMCQVNTDPMRSRQGYLQVVVPPSIVDRETSSDMVVLESTNVSLTCKATGYPEPYVMWRREDGEDIRYNGENVNVVDGEVLFITKVSRLHMAVYLCIASNGVPPSISKRVQLKVQFPPMLSIPNQLEGAYIGQDVTLECRTEAFPTSINYWTTERGDMIISGSDKYEAVSMDNGYKKYMMLKIRRVNKSDFGSYKCVAKNSLGETDGVIKLEEIPAPTTLKTTTQFPSLPTKKKGKTRAGDRFGRGEANNRVDSPPDFDDAGMPEYDDDGEFTLSSNGSPPIQEPPGAFSGATRTENFNWCIGGVLAMTWIFSKGLR
- the LOC663721 gene encoding neurotrimin isoform X4; translation: MPSALLVLVVLAFSPLVHGRHARNTESNGISVLGEFNHEAFPRFAEPIPNVTVTVGRDALLACVVDNLRAFKVAWVRVDTQTILSIHHNVITQNPRISLSYNDHRSWFLHIRNVQESDRGWYMCQVNTDPMRSRQGYLQVVVPPSIVDRETSSDMVVLESTNVSLTCKATGYPEPYVMWRREDGEDIRYNGENVNVVDGEVLFITKVSRLHMAVYLCIASNGVPPSISKRVQLKVQFPPMLSIPNQLEGAYIGQDVTLECRTEAFPTSINYWTTERGDMIISGSDKYEAVSMDNGYKKYMMLKIRRVNKSDFGSYKCVAKNSLGETDGVIKLEEIPAPTTLKTTTQFPSLPTKKKEYDDDGEFTLSSNGSPPIQEPPGAFSGATRTENFNWCIGGVLAMTWIFSKGLR
- the LOC663721 gene encoding neurotrimin isoform X6 yields the protein MPSALLVLVVLAFSPLVHGRHARNTESNGISVLGEFNHEAFPRFAEPIPNVTVTVGRDALLACVVDNLRAFKVAWVRVDTQTILSIHHNVITQNPRISLSYNDHRSWFLHIRNVQESDRGWYMCQVNTDPMRSRQGYLQVVVPPSIVDRETSSDMVVLESTNVSLTCKATGYPEPYVMWRREDGEDIRYNGENVPPMLSIPNQLEGAYIGQDVTLECRTEAFPTSINYWTTERGDMIISGSDKYEAVSMDNGYKKYMMLKIRRVNKSDFGSYKCVAKNSLGETDGVIKLEEIPAPTTLKTTTQFPSLPTKKKGKTRAGDRFGRGEANNRVDSPPDFDDAGMPEYDDDGEFTLSSNGSPPIQEPPGAFSGATRTENFNWCIGGVLAMTWIFSKGLR
- the LOC663721 gene encoding neurotrimin isoform X1, with translation MPSALLVLVVLAFSPLVHGRHARNTESNGISVLGEFNHEAFPRFAEPIPNVTVTVGRDALLACVVDNLRAFKVAWVRVDTQTILSIHHNVITQNPRISLSYNDHRSWFLHIRNVQESDRGWYMCQVNTDPMRSRQGYLQVVVPPSIVDRETSSDMVVLESTNVSLTCKATGYPEPYVMWRREDGEDIRYNGENVNVVDGEVLFITKVSRLHMAVYLCIASNGVPPSISKRVQLKVQFPPMLSIPNQLEGAYIGQDVTLECRTEAFPTSINYWTTERGDMIISGSDKYEAVSMDNGYKKYMMLKIRRVNKSDFGSYKCVAKNSLGETDGVIKLEEIPAPTTLKTTTQFPSLPTKKKGKTRAGDRFGRGEANNRVDSPPDFDDAGMPEYDDDGEFTLSSNGSPPIQEPPGAFSGATRTENFNWCIGGVLAMTWIFSKGLR
- the LOC663721 gene encoding neurotrimin isoform X5, which produces MPSALLVLVVLAFSPLVHGRHARNTESNGISVLGEFNHEAFPRFAEPIPNVTVTVGRDALLACVVDNLRAFKVAWVRVDTQTILSIHHNVITQNPRISLSYNDHRSWFLHIRNVQESDRGWYMCQVNTDPMRSRQGYLQVVVPPSIVDRETSSDMVVLESTNVSLTCKATGYPEPYVMWRREDGEDIRYNGENVNVVDGEVLFITKVSRLHMAVYLCIASNGVPPSISKRVQLKVQFPPMLSIPNQLEGAYIGQDVTLECRTEAFPTSINYWTTERGDMIISGDKYEAVSMDNGYKKYMMLKIRRVNKSDFGSYKCVAKNSLGETDGVIKLEEIPAPTTLKTTTQFPSLPTKKKEYDDDGEFTLSSNGSPPIQEPPGAFSGATRTENFNWCIGGVLAMTWIFSKGLR
- the LOC663721 gene encoding neurotrimin isoform X2, whose product is MPSALLVLVVLAFSPLVHGRHARNTESNGISVLGEFNHEAFPRFAEPIPNVTVTVGRDALLACVVDNLRAFKVAWVRVDTQTILSIHHNVITQNPRISLSYNDHRSWFLHIRNVQESDRGWYMCQVNTDPMRSRQGYLQVVVPPSIVDRETSSDMVVLESTNVSLTCKATGYPEPYVMWRREDGEDIRYNGENVNVVDGEVLFITKVSRLHMAVYLCIASNGVPPSISKRVQLKVQFPPMLSIPNQLEGAYIGQDVTLECRTEAFPTSINYWTTERGDMIISGDKYEAVSMDNGYKKYMMLKIRRVNKSDFGSYKCVAKNSLGETDGVIKLEEIPAPTTLKTTTQFPSLPTKKKGKTRAGDRFGRGEANNRVDSPPDFDDAGMPEYDDDGEFTLSSNGSPPIQEPPGAFSGATRTENFNWCIGGVLAMTWIFSKGLR